A genomic region of Populus nigra chromosome 11, ddPopNigr1.1, whole genome shotgun sequence contains the following coding sequences:
- the LOC133667951 gene encoding chromo domain-containing protein LHP1-like isoform X2, which yields MGRIESKPKEKKKKMMMTKKKKRKRTPKENKRETIYLMKKGQNLMRVSSKSRLFVENEFVRASCSILLNGEDGLKQPTPGSLWRICSHVLMSLMHLKRVSSLQSGKSFRKRKRKHGGPHTQSKKKQSRSSTSYNVLDVEISIADKHLPSAPLSSSLLGDLPSPLQFIRSDPGGESNGEANNVKTFKQIDENGSMNGSKHIFPRKEDNEYDPKLSELRGTIPNIDVNMNNLAIHFQEEKTLEGNGLANGLPKVDYDPVQNSQRTGARKRKSGSVKRFKKDSVKPAFLHNSSANFSVGSTGGVAQLGIENPSLTWGNSSHMPTAENTINALAITKILKPTGFSASVFDNVQDVLITFRALRSDGQEVTVDNRFLKANNPHLLINFYEQHLKYST from the exons ATGGGGAGAATCGAGAGCAAaccgaaggagaagaagaagaagatgatgatgacgaagaagaagaagaggaagaggactCCAAAGGAGAACAAGAGAGAGACAATTTATTTGATGAAGAAAGGACAAAACTTGATGAGGGTTTCTTCGAAATCGAGGCTATTCGTCGAAAACGAGTTCGTAAG GGCCAGTTGCAGTATCTTATTAAATG GCGAGGATGGCCTGAAACAGCCAACACCTGGGAGCCTCTGGAGAATTTGCAGTCATGTGCTGATGTCATTGATGCATTTGAAGAGAG TTTCAAGCTTGCAATCTGGCAAATCTTTCCGAAAACGGAAACGCAAGCATGGGGGTCCTCATACTCAGTCAAAGAAGAAGCAATCACGTTCCTCTACTTCCTACAATGTATTGGATGTTGAAATAAGTATTGCGGATAAACATCTCCCTTCTGCTCCTCTTAGTAGCTCATTGCTTGGTGATCTACCTTCACCCCTTCAATTCATCAGATCAGATCCTGGAGGAGAGAGTAATGGAGAAGCGAACAATGTCAAAACTTTCAAGCAAATCGATGAGAATGGATCCATGAATGGTTCAAAGCATATTTTTCCAAGGAAAGAGGATAATGAATATGATCCAAAGCTTAGCGAACTTAGAGGAACAATTCCTAACATTGATGTAAACATGAATAATCTCGCAATACATTTCCAAGAAGAAAAGACTTTAGAAGGTAATGGTCTGGCAAATGGGCTTCCCAAGGTTGATTATGATCCTGTTCAGAACAGTCAACGCACCGGTGCTAGGAAAAGAAAGTCTGGTTCTGTGAAGAGGTTCAAAAAGGACTCTGTCAAGCCAGCTTTTTTACATAATTCATCTGCAAATTTCTCAGTTGGCTCTACTGGTGGAGTTGCACAACTAGGGATTGAAAATCCTAGCTTAACTTGGGGTAATTCAAGTCACATGCCCACGGCAGAAAATACCATTAATGCATTAGCTATCACCAAGATCCTCAAGCCTACAGGCTTTTCAGCTTCTGTGTTTGACAATGTCCAGGATGTGCTTATAACCTTTCGCGCATTAAG GTCTGATGGACAAGAAGTAACAGTGGATAACAGGTTTCTCAAGGCTAATAATCCACATCTG TTAATCAACTTTTATGAGCAACATCTCAAATACAGTACATGA
- the LOC133667951 gene encoding chromo domain-containing protein LHP1-like isoform X1, whose amino-acid sequence MKGKRKATANPVLTDAAEGSSSNLFETQVREGNVDEEEERIWAYNGENREQTEGEEEEDDDDEEEEEEEDSKGEQERDNLFDEERTKLDEGFFEIEAIRRKRVRKGQLQYLIKWRGWPETANTWEPLENLQSCADVIDAFEESLQSGKSFRKRKRKHGGPHTQSKKKQSRSSTSYNVLDVEISIADKHLPSAPLSSSLLGDLPSPLQFIRSDPGGESNGEANNVKTFKQIDENGSMNGSKHIFPRKEDNEYDPKLSELRGTIPNIDVNMNNLAIHFQEEKTLEGNGLANGLPKVDYDPVQNSQRTGARKRKSGSVKRFKKDSVKPAFLHNSSANFSVGSTGGVAQLGIENPSLTWGNSSHMPTAENTINALAITKILKPTGFSASVFDNVQDVLITFRALRSDGQEVTVDNRFLKANNPHLLINFYEQHLKYST is encoded by the exons ATGAAGGGAAAGAGGAAGGCAACTGCAAATCCTGTGTTGACTGATGCTGCAGAGGGCAGTAGTAGCAACTTATTTGAGACCCAAGTGAGGGAAGGGAATGTTGATGAAGAGGAGGAGAGAATTTGGGCTTATAATGGGGAGAATCGAGAGCAAaccgaaggagaagaagaagaagatgatgatgacgaagaagaagaagaggaagaggactCCAAAGGAGAACAAGAGAGAGACAATTTATTTGATGAAGAAAGGACAAAACTTGATGAGGGTTTCTTCGAAATCGAGGCTATTCGTCGAAAACGAGTTCGTAAG GGCCAGTTGCAGTATCTTATTAAATG GCGAGGATGGCCTGAAACAGCCAACACCTGGGAGCCTCTGGAGAATTTGCAGTCATGTGCTGATGTCATTGATGCATTTGAAGAGAG CTTGCAATCTGGCAAATCTTTCCGAAAACGGAAACGCAAGCATGGGGGTCCTCATACTCAGTCAAAGAAGAAGCAATCACGTTCCTCTACTTCCTACAATGTATTGGATGTTGAAATAAGTATTGCGGATAAACATCTCCCTTCTGCTCCTCTTAGTAGCTCATTGCTTGGTGATCTACCTTCACCCCTTCAATTCATCAGATCAGATCCTGGAGGAGAGAGTAATGGAGAAGCGAACAATGTCAAAACTTTCAAGCAAATCGATGAGAATGGATCCATGAATGGTTCAAAGCATATTTTTCCAAGGAAAGAGGATAATGAATATGATCCAAAGCTTAGCGAACTTAGAGGAACAATTCCTAACATTGATGTAAACATGAATAATCTCGCAATACATTTCCAAGAAGAAAAGACTTTAGAAGGTAATGGTCTGGCAAATGGGCTTCCCAAGGTTGATTATGATCCTGTTCAGAACAGTCAACGCACCGGTGCTAGGAAAAGAAAGTCTGGTTCTGTGAAGAGGTTCAAAAAGGACTCTGTCAAGCCAGCTTTTTTACATAATTCATCTGCAAATTTCTCAGTTGGCTCTACTGGTGGAGTTGCACAACTAGGGATTGAAAATCCTAGCTTAACTTGGGGTAATTCAAGTCACATGCCCACGGCAGAAAATACCATTAATGCATTAGCTATCACCAAGATCCTCAAGCCTACAGGCTTTTCAGCTTCTGTGTTTGACAATGTCCAGGATGTGCTTATAACCTTTCGCGCATTAAG GTCTGATGGACAAGAAGTAACAGTGGATAACAGGTTTCTCAAGGCTAATAATCCACATCTG TTAATCAACTTTTATGAGCAACATCTCAAATACAGTACATGA